From Geotalea uraniireducens Rf4:
AATACCTCGCCTGTCTTCATCTTTATCTTTTTGTTCAGGTCTTCGGCGTTTTCCAGCAAATCCCCTTTAAAGCCCAGAGCACCGGTCCTAAACTGTTCACCCTCGGTTATGCCGATGATCACGATCAGCCCGCTCTTGTCCTCAAGGACCCCGACCGTCGGCTCGCCAATCTTGACATTAATATAACCGCTGTTGAAATAGAGATCGGCAATGAGATTCACATCATTTTTCAGGACCTCTTCCTTGTAGGTGCCTGCACTGGTAAGCCAGGAGAACATCCACTGTTCCGATGTCTCCATCACTTTTTTGAGTTTCTTGGCGGGAAAAGCCTTGTTACCTTCAAACTGAATGGTCTTGATAAGGACCTTTTTCCCTTCCGTTATCTTGAAGAGAACCTTGACTTCGGTTTCGGAACGTTTCTCTACGGTTCCGTCCACCTCTGCCAGGTAATACCCGTCATCAGCATAAAGCTTCTTGATCTTTTTGATGCTCTTGGTCAATTCCTTGGGTGAAAAAATGGTGTTCGACTTGATTTCAACGGCTTCCTTGATCTTGTCCAGGGAAAGCTCCTTGTTGCCGTCGATCTTGATCTCCCGAACAACCGGTTTTTCCACCACGATATAGGTTAGAACCAACCCCTTATCGCCTTTTTCCCGGGTTGCTTTTACATCCTGGAAATAACCAAGTTTGAAGATGGCGCGAACATCATCGTCCACCTTCTCGGAAAAGAAGCTATCACCATTCTTCAGTTTTATACTGTTCAAGATAGCCGCGGTTTCGATCCTCCGGTTCCCCTTAATCAGAACCTGGTCAATCTTCTCCTCTTCGGCAAAGGCTGTGCAGCAAAAAAGGGCGACAACCGTCACTATGAAAACTATTCTCTTGATAACCTCGAACAAAGGTCCCCCGAAAAGCGGTCGGCAGTCGGCGGTCGATGGTTTACACCGCCCATCCCTTTACCGTCCAACGACCGATTTTAACTGATTTTACCGCCGACCGCCGACTGCCGACCGCCGACCGATTCTAACTGATTTTCCCATCTACCAGGCGTATGGTCTTGCCCATTCTGTCAGCAAGCTTCTCGTTATGGGTTACTATTATGAGTGTCAGCCCTTTTTTCCGGTGGATCTCGTTCAAAAGGTCATGAACCTCGTCGCTGGTTTTCATATCCAGGTTACCGGTCGGCTCGTCGGCCAACAGCAGTTTCGGCGAACGCACCAGGGAACGGGCAATGGCGACCCGCTGCTGCTCTCCGCCGGAAAGCTCGCCGGGCTTGTGAGTCAGGCGATGTGACAAACCCACATCCCGCAACAGTTCTTCCGCAATCGCTTCAGCTTCGCCCCGCTTCATCCCGCCGATCAAAAGGGGCATCATGGCATTTTCCAATGCGGAAAATTCGGGGAGAAGATGATGAAACTGGAAGACGAAGCCGATGGAACGGTTTCTGAATGCCGCCAGCGCCATCCCGCCCAGCCTGAAGATTTCCTCTCCGTTGAACAGCACCGTACCTGACGTGGGAGTGTCAATGGTTCCAAGCACGTGGAGCAGGGTGCTTTTGCCGGCGCCGGAAGCCCCAACAAGAGCTATGGTCTCGCCGGCAGTGACGTTAAGGCTGATGCCACGCAACACCTCCACCTTTGCCGCACCGGTTCCGTATGACTTGTAGAGATCGCGGACCTCCAGCAGGTTACTCATAGCGAAGCGCCTCCGCGGGGGCCATCCGTGATGCCTGCCATGACGGGTAAAGGGTCGCGACAAAGGAGATCAGCACTGCGGTGACGGAAATGAGGATCACATCCGACGGAATCACCAGCGAAGGGAAATGGTCCAGATAGTAAATGTCCTTGCTGAACAATTGGAAACCGGTCAGCCGCTGAACGGCATTAACAATCGGCTCCAGGTTCAGCGCCACGAGCAGGCCGCTCAACACGCCGATCACCGTGCCGAGCACGCCGATAATAATACCCTCGAAAACAAAGATACGCATGACGCTTCTGCTGGTGGCACCCATGGATTTAAGGATGGCGATATCTCGTGTTTTTTCCATCACCACCATGAACAGGGTGGAAGCGATGCCGAAAGCCGCTACCAGAACGATAAGGGTCAAGATGATAAACATCACCATTTTTTCGGTCTTCAGCGCAAAGAGGATGTTCTTGTTCATCTGCATCCAGTCCCTGGCAAAATATGGATAGCCGATTTCGCTGTTGATCCTGCGAACAAGCATACCGGTTTTATAAACATCCTCGACCTTAAGCTGGATTCCGGTAACGGCCTTCCCCATCCCGAGGAACGCCTGGGCCTCATCAAGCCCCACGTAGGCAAGCGTTGAATCGTATTCGTACATACCGGTATTGAATATGCCCACAACCCGGAACCGTTTCATCTTCGGCATCATCCCCAGCGGCGTGATGTTTCCCATGGGGGACACCACGTTAACCGTATCGCCGAGGAACAGGTTGAGGTTTTTCGCCAGTTCCTTGCCTATCACCACGCCGGGGGACGGAGCTTCGCTGCTGTTGAGCGGCAACGGCGCCGGGCGATCCAGGTCTGCCAGTTTTCCCTCGACAACGGCCTTGTGCAGATTGGTCACCTGGGCATCGGACTTTGTATCTATGCCGCGGAGGACTACGCCCGACACATTCTTGCCGGTGGTGAGCATCACCTGGCTATAAATGAACGGCGTTGCCGCAACAACACCCTTCAGCCCCATCAGCCGTTCCGTAAGACGCGGGTAATCTTCGATGCCGTCACTGCTCTTCAGCACCACGATATGGGCGTTGGTGCCGAGGATCTTATCCTTCAGGTCCTCTTCAAAGCCGGTCATAACCGCCAGGACGATGATCAGGGCCATCACCCCCAGCGCCACACCGGCAACGGAAATAAGGGTTATCAGCGAAATGAAGGTAGATTTGCGCTTCGCCTTGAGATAGCGGAGACCGATGAAGAGTTCAAATGGCATTTATTTCACTTCTTTCCGCAATTGCGGGAAGAGAATGACGTCACGGATTGAAGGCGCATCGGTAAGGAGCATCACAAGGCGGTCTATGCCGATCCCCTCGCCCGCAGTGGGCGGCAGGCCGTATTCAAGAGCCCGGATGTAGTCCTCATCCATGTAGTGGGCCTCTTCGTCGCCTTTCGCCTTGGCCGCGACCTGGGCAAGGAAACGTTCCTTCTGATCCACCGGATCGTTGAGCTCGGAAAATGCGTTGGCCATTTCCCGTCCGGCGCAGAAAAACTCGAAACGGTCGACAATCTCCGGGTCATGGTCGTTTTTGCGGGACAGTGGGGACACCTCGGTTGGATAAGCGGTGATGAACGTCGGCTGGATCAGTTTGGTTTCTGCGACCTCCTCGAATATTTCGGTAACCAGCTTGCCGTAGCCGATATCCTCTGGGAGGTCGAGCCCGATCCGTTTTGCATAGGCAAAGGCCATGTCGCGGTCTTCGAGTGATTTGGCATCGATATCCCCGTACTCCAGGATCGCTTCCTTGACGGTAAATCGTTTCCAGGGGCGCTGAAAGCTGATAGGCATTCCCTGGTAACTAAAATCGAGTGTGCCGAGCACGTCATGCGCCACATGGCAGAGGAGCTCTTCCGTAAAGTTCATCAGGTCTTCGAAGGTAGCGTAAGCCTGGTAAAACTCCATCATGGTGAACTCGGGGTTGTGGCGGACGGAAATCCCCTCGTTGCGGAAGTTGCGGTTGATTTCAAAAACCCGGTCGAGCCCTCCCACCACCAGCCTCTTCAGGTAGAGTTCCGGCGCGATGCGAAGAAAGAGTTCCATATCGAGCGCATTGTGGTGGGTAACGAAAGGGCGTGCCGTGGCTCCCCCGGGAATCTGCTGCATCATCGGCGTTTCGACTTCGAGGAAGTCGTTTTTTACCATGAAGGCACGGATCAGATTAACAATCCTGGAACGCTTGGCAAAAACCTCGCGCACTTCGGGATTGACGATGAGATCCACATAACGCTGGCGGTAACGGGTCTCCACATCGGTAAGACCATGAAACTTCTCGGGCAAAGGAAGAAGGGATTTTGTCAACAACCTTATCTCCAGTACATGGAGAGAAAGCTCGCCGGTTTTGGTGCGAAACGGGTAGCCGACAGCGCCGACAATATCGCCTATATCAAAGGACTCAAACTGGCCGAAAACCTCATCGCCGATTGCGTCTTTCTTCACATAGAGCTGGAAGCGCCCCTTGCGATCCTGCAACTGGACAAAAGCCGCCTTGCCGAAAGAGCGGCGGGCAATGATCCTGCCGGCTACTACAAAATTGGGCGGATCTTCATCAATGGTCTCCGAACCGCCATAGGCGGCAAACAGATCAGCCGAAGTATGCTGCGGCTTAAAGTCATTGGGATAAGGGTTTACCCCCGCCTCCCACATGGTGTCAACCTTACGTCTTCTCTGCAACAACAATTCACTCAACTCTTCTATCGCCACATTAACACCTTTCTCAAAACGCCCGTCCAGTCGGTTTCACAAACCGACAAATTAGCGTATTTCATCGCGTTAAGTCAAGGAAAAACGGGGTAACCGAACCGGCATAAATATGCGATGTACAGGCAAAGAGATGTTGACACATAACTGGATGCACGTGTAAAAATAAAGCCATAATTTATCAGGAGGTCACAGAACAAGAATATGGCAATCGAACCGAATAAAGTCATCTACTCCATGATAGGGGTAAGCAAGTTTTACGACAAAAAACCGATACTGAAAGACATCTACCTCTCCTACTTCTACGGCGCCAAGATCGGCGTACTCGGCTTGAACGGCTCGGGGAAAAGCTCCCTCCTCCGGATCCTTGCCGGCGTGGACAAGGAGTTCAACGGCAAGGCGGTCCTCTCCGCCGGTTACACGGTGGGCTTCCTCGAACAGGAACCAAAGCTGGACGAGACGAAAACCGTCCGCGAGATCGTTGAGCAGGGGGTACAGGAAACCGTCGACCTCGTTAACGAATTTAATGAGATCAACGCCAGGTTCGCCGAACCCATGTCCGACGACGAGATGACCAAACTCTGCGACCGCCAGGCCGAAGTGCAGGAAAAACTGGACCACCTTGACGCCTGGGACCTGGACGCCCGCCTGGAAATGGCCATGGATGCGCTGCGCTGCCCCCCGGGCGAGACAAAGGTTGCGGTGCTCTCCGGCGGTGAAAAACGGCGCGTGGCCCTTTGCCGGCTGCTCCTGCAGAAACCGGATATCCTGCTGCTCGACGAACCGACCAACCATCTGGACGCCGAGTCCGTAGCCTGGCTGGAGCATCACCTGCAGCGCTATGCAGGCACGATCATCGCCGTCACCCATGACCGCTACTTCCTCGACAACGTGGCCGGCTGGATCCTGGAGCTGGACCGGGGCCAGGGCATCCCCTGGCAGGGGAACTACTCGTCGTGGCTGGAGCAGAAACAGCAGCGCCTCTCCCAGGAGGAGAAGGCCGAGACCGAGCGGCAAAAGACCCTCCAGCGCGAGCTGGAATGGATCAAGATGTCTCCCAAGGGACGCCATGCCAAGGGAAAGGCGCGCATCAGCTCCTATGAACAGCTCCTTACCCAGGATAGCGAAAAGCGCGCCAAAGACCTGGAGATATACATCCCGCCCGGGCCGCGTCTCGGCGATATCGTTGTCGAAGCGGACAGCGTCAGCAAAGCCTATGGCGACCGGCTCCTCGTTGAAGGAATGAGTTTCCGCCTGCCGCCGGGGGGGATCGTCGGCGTTATCGGCCCCAACGGCGCCGGCAAGACCACGCTGTTCAGGATGATTACCGACCAGGAAGAGCCTGACAGCGGAAACATCCGAGTCGGTGAAACCGTGAAACTCGCCTACGTCGACCAGAGCCGCGACAACCTCAACCCGGAGCAGACCATCTGGGAAGCGATCTCCGACGGCCAGGACATCATCCAGCTCGGCAAGCAGACGGTCAACTCCCGCGCCTATGTCGGCCGCTTCAACTTTTCCGGCGCCGACCAGCAGAAGAAGGTGGGTATGCTCTCCGGGGGAGAGAGAAACCGGGTGCACCTGGCCAAGATGCTCAAGGAGGGGGGAAACGTCATCCTCCTCGACGAACCGACCAACGATCTGGACGTGAACACCATGCGTGCGCTGGAAGAAGCCTTGGAAAACTTTGCCGGCTGCGCCGTGGTCATCAGCCACGACCGCTGGTTTCTTGACCGGATCGCCACCCACATCCTCGCCTTCGAAGGGGACAGCAAGGTGGTCTGGTTCGAGGGGAACTATTCCGAATACGAAGAAGACCGCCACGCCCGGCTCGGCACCGCCGCCGACCAGCCGCACCGGATCAAGTACCGGCAGTTGACCCGGGTATAAAATCTGGTTCTTCCAGAAAAGCCGAGAAGCTGGCGGAGGCTCGGGAGTGGAGGGAAGGGACCGAGCGGCGAGCGGACACCCGACCGCCGCTTCCATAGTCAACGACGAATAGCGCCAAGACCATCACGAATAGTAGGAAACCGATGAAGGTCCGCAGCTCGGGCTCAACCGAAATGGACGAGTCTCCGCCAGCTCCTTACCGGTAATGCTCAACGAATGAAAAAAGGCCATCTCACTTAGAGGTGGCCTTTTGTTTGTGATGCATCGTGAATAGCACAAGCTAAATGATCTTGTTCAGCGGATACTCCACAATCCCCTCCGCCCCCATCTTCAAGAGCTTCGGTACAATGGAACGAACCTCCTTCTCGGGGAGGATGCTCTCGATGGAGACCCAGTCGGAGTTATACAGGTGGGAAACCGTCGGGTTGTTCAGGCTGGGGAGGATTTCGGTGATGGCGTCTACCGCACTGTTCGGCGCATTCATCTTGAGCCCCACCATCCCCTCGGCGGCCAGAGCCGACTTGAGCAAGGTGGCTATCTGCTGGATTTTGGCTTGTTTCCAGGGGTCTGCCCAGGCCGCCTTGTTGACGATCAGCACCGGCACCGACTCCATCAGATCGCAGACGATGCGCAGATTGTTGGCCCGGATGGTGGAACCGGTTTCCGTGACCTCGACAATGGCATCGCAGAGACCGTCCACTACCTTAGCTTCGGTCGCCCCCCAGGAGAACTCCACCGTCACCGGGATGTTCCGCTCGGCGAAGTAGCGCTTGGTGAAACCTACCAGTTCGGTGGAGATAGTGGCGCCGTGGAGGTCTTCCGGCTTTTGCACCGGTGAGTCCTGACTCACTACCAGCACCCAACGGACCGGTCGGCGTGACACCTTGGAGTAGACCATCTCGCAGACTTCAATCACATCGGAATCGTTTTCCCGCACCCAGTCGCGGCCGGCAATCCCCACGTCGATGGTGCCGCGCTCCACGTATTTGCCCATCTCCTGGGGACGGATCAGCTTGCAGTTCATCTCCTCGTCGTCGATGGTGGGAAAGTAGCTGCGGGATGATATCCCCACCTGCCAGCCCGCCTGCTTGAACAGGTCAACGGTTGCATCTTCCAGACTACCTTTAGGAATACCGAATTTCAGGATATTGGACATAACGTTCCTTTCATGCTGCGTGCTGCGTTCAGGGTGCTTCTACGTCGCACGTCATTTTTTGTAGACTTCGTTCGGATCAAAGAGCGGGTTCGAATGCTCGACCCATTCACCGTTTTCCCATTTCACGTAAAAACAGCTCCTGTTGCCGGTGTGGCAGGCGGCAGGGCCGTTCTGCTTCACCTTGATAACCACCGTGTCCGCATCGCAGTCGGTGAGGACCTCCTTCACCTCCTGGGTGTTCCCAGACTCCTCGCCCTTCATCCAGTACTTGTTGCGGGTACGGCTGAAGAACCAGGTTTTCCCGGTTTCCAGGGTCAGGTTCAGGGTCTTCTCATCCATGAAGGCCACCATCAGTACCTCGCCGGATTCATGGTCCTGAATGACCGCTGGAATCAATCCTCCCATCTTTTCAAAATCAAGCTTGATCATGTCTTTTTCAATCCTTCCTTGGCGTATTGCTTAAAAATATCTTCTAATACACCGGCGGCATGGCCGATGTCAACAGATTAACGCGGAAACCTCTTTGTGCTGTTTTCTCCCAGCCCCATACACCACCTCGTAAGTGGCGGGTATACCATCTGCATTTGCGTATTTACTTCGATAAACATCCATCATTTCCAGCATGACTCTCCGCCCGGCAAGGCCACGCGGGGCAACAGGCGCGGCATTTCCCGCACCGATCCGCTTCAGGGAGCGCAGTAACGCAGACACATCGGCATGATATTCCAGTTCAAGCTCGGCATCTGCCCGACAATGGCTGAACCCGGCGCATTCCAGCGCGGCTGCGACATCAGTCGCTGCAAAGAAGCGGTGGGTCCGGTCCTCGCCCTGCTGTGACGCATTGTTTAACGCCAGGCGGTAGGAGTCCTTTAATTCA
This genomic window contains:
- a CDS encoding ABC transporter ATP-binding protein, which translates into the protein MSNLLEVRDLYKSYGTGAAKVEVLRGISLNVTAGETIALVGASGAGKSTLLHVLGTIDTPTSGTVLFNGEEIFRLGGMALAAFRNRSIGFVFQFHHLLPEFSALENAMMPLLIGGMKRGEAEAIAEELLRDVGLSHRLTHKPGELSGGEQQRVAIARSLVRSPKLLLADEPTGNLDMKTSDEVHDLLNEIHRKKGLTLIIVTHNEKLADRMGKTIRLVDGKIS
- a CDS encoding lipoprotein-releasing ABC transporter permease subunit yields the protein MPFELFIGLRYLKAKRKSTFISLITLISVAGVALGVMALIIVLAVMTGFEEDLKDKILGTNAHIVVLKSSDGIEDYPRLTERLMGLKGVVAATPFIYSQVMLTTGKNVSGVVLRGIDTKSDAQVTNLHKAVVEGKLADLDRPAPLPLNSSEAPSPGVVIGKELAKNLNLFLGDTVNVVSPMGNITPLGMMPKMKRFRVVGIFNTGMYEYDSTLAYVGLDEAQAFLGMGKAVTGIQLKVEDVYKTGMLVRRINSEIGYPYFARDWMQMNKNILFALKTEKMVMFIILTLIVLVAAFGIASTLFMVVMEKTRDIAILKSMGATSRSVMRIFVFEGIIIGVLGTVIGVLSGLLVALNLEPIVNAVQRLTGFQLFSKDIYYLDHFPSLVIPSDVILISVTAVLISFVATLYPSWQASRMAPAEALRYE
- the lysS gene encoding lysine--tRNA ligase; the protein is MEELSELLLQRRRKVDTMWEAGVNPYPNDFKPQHTSADLFAAYGGSETIDEDPPNFVVAGRIIARRSFGKAAFVQLQDRKGRFQLYVKKDAIGDEVFGQFESFDIGDIVGAVGYPFRTKTGELSLHVLEIRLLTKSLLPLPEKFHGLTDVETRYRQRYVDLIVNPEVREVFAKRSRIVNLIRAFMVKNDFLEVETPMMQQIPGGATARPFVTHHNALDMELFLRIAPELYLKRLVVGGLDRVFEINRNFRNEGISVRHNPEFTMMEFYQAYATFEDLMNFTEELLCHVAHDVLGTLDFSYQGMPISFQRPWKRFTVKEAILEYGDIDAKSLEDRDMAFAYAKRIGLDLPEDIGYGKLVTEIFEEVAETKLIQPTFITAYPTEVSPLSRKNDHDPEIVDRFEFFCAGREMANAFSELNDPVDQKERFLAQVAAKAKGDEEAHYMDEDYIRALEYGLPPTAGEGIGIDRLVMLLTDAPSIRDVILFPQLRKEVK
- the ettA gene encoding energy-dependent translational throttle protein EttA; protein product: MAIEPNKVIYSMIGVSKFYDKKPILKDIYLSYFYGAKIGVLGLNGSGKSSLLRILAGVDKEFNGKAVLSAGYTVGFLEQEPKLDETKTVREIVEQGVQETVDLVNEFNEINARFAEPMSDDEMTKLCDRQAEVQEKLDHLDAWDLDARLEMAMDALRCPPGETKVAVLSGGEKRRVALCRLLLQKPDILLLDEPTNHLDAESVAWLEHHLQRYAGTIIAVTHDRYFLDNVAGWILELDRGQGIPWQGNYSSWLEQKQQRLSQEEKAETERQKTLQRELEWIKMSPKGRHAKGKARISSYEQLLTQDSEKRAKDLEIYIPPGPRLGDIVVEADSVSKAYGDRLLVEGMSFRLPPGGIVGVIGPNGAGKTTLFRMITDQEEPDSGNIRVGETVKLAYVDQSRDNLNPEQTIWEAISDGQDIIQLGKQTVNSRAYVGRFNFSGADQQKKVGMLSGGERNRVHLAKMLKEGGNVILLDEPTNDLDVNTMRALEEALENFAGCAVVISHDRWFLDRIATHILAFEGDSKVVWFEGNYSEYEEDRHARLGTAADQPHRIKYRQLTRV
- the hisG gene encoding ATP phosphoribosyltransferase; its protein translation is MSNILKFGIPKGSLEDATVDLFKQAGWQVGISSRSYFPTIDDEEMNCKLIRPQEMGKYVERGTIDVGIAGRDWVRENDSDVIEVCEMVYSKVSRRPVRWVLVVSQDSPVQKPEDLHGATISTELVGFTKRYFAERNIPVTVEFSWGATEAKVVDGLCDAIVEVTETGSTIRANNLRIVCDLMESVPVLIVNKAAWADPWKQAKIQQIATLLKSALAAEGMVGLKMNAPNSAVDAITEILPSLNNPTVSHLYNSDWVSIESILPEKEVRSIVPKLLKMGAEGIVEYPLNKII
- the hisI gene encoding phosphoribosyl-AMP cyclohydrolase, whose product is MIKLDFEKMGGLIPAVIQDHESGEVLMVAFMDEKTLNLTLETGKTWFFSRTRNKYWMKGEESGNTQEVKEVLTDCDADTVVIKVKQNGPAACHTGNRSCFYVKWENGEWVEHSNPLFDPNEVYKK